TGCTGGTACTGGTAGTAGCGGCGGCGCAGTTCCTTGGGTCGGAAGCCGGTGGCATTTCCATCTATTGGGGCCAGAATGGCGGCGAGGGCACGCTGGCGGAGACATGTGCTACCGGCAACTACAAATTTGTAAACCTCGCCTTCCTTGCCGCCTTTGGCAATGGCCAGCCGCCGGTCCTCAACCTGGCAGGCCACTGTGACCCGACCAACAGCGGCTGCGCGAACCTAAGCTCCGACATCAAGTCATGCCAGAGCCGCGGCGTCAAGGTGATTCTCTCCATCGGTGGCGGGGCAGGCAGCTACTACCTTTCCTCAACCCAGGACGCTAAGAACGTGGCGACATACCTATGGAACAACTTCTTGGGGGGTAAGTCATCTTCGCGGCCTCTCGGCGATGCAGTCCTCGATGGCATCGACTTCGATATTGAGGGCGGCACACCCCTTCATTGGGACGATCTTGCGAGGTTCCTCAAAGGATACAGCAACTCTGGCAGGAGAGTCTACCTGACTGCCGCACCACAATGCCCTTTCCCTGATGCGTGGGTGGGTGGCGCcctcaacaccggcctctttgACTATGTGTGGGTGCAATTCTACAACAACGCACCCTGTCAGTATACCTCAGGTAGCACTACCAACCTAGCTGACGCATGGAAGCAGTGGTTGACAGTTCCAGCAAAGCAGATCTTCCTCGGCCTCCCGGCGTCACCTCAGGCTGCCGGAAGCGGGTTCATCCCAGCTGATGATCTAAAGTCAGATGTTCTCCCATTGATCAAAAGCACAGGGAAGTATGGAGGGATCATGTTGTGGTCCAAATACTATGATGACCAGGATGGCTACAGCTCTTCGGTGAA
The sequence above is drawn from the Triticum aestivum cultivar Chinese Spring chromosome 7A, IWGSC CS RefSeq v2.1, whole genome shotgun sequence genome and encodes:
- the LOC123154549 gene encoding acidic endochitinase-like, with protein sequence MASRSSSLLQLLVLVVAAAQFLGSEAGGISIYWGQNGGEGTLAETCATGNYKFVNLAFLAAFGNGQPPVLNLAGHCDPTNSGCANLSSDIKSCQSRGVKVILSIGGGAGSYYLSSTQDAKNVATYLWNNFLGGKSSSRPLGDAVLDGIDFDIEGGTPLHWDDLARFLKGYSNSGRRVYLTAAPQCPFPDAWVGGALNTGLFDYVWVQFYNNAPCQYTSGSTTNLADAWKQWLTVPAKQIFLGLPASPQAAGSGFIPADDLKSDVLPLIKSTGKYGGIMLWSKYYDDQDGYSSSVKRDV